In one Nicotiana sylvestris chromosome 8, ASM39365v2, whole genome shotgun sequence genomic region, the following are encoded:
- the LOC104245633 gene encoding potassium channel AKT1-like, with the protein MRMGKEKWAEKMCGFINEKEIERENYIDDKSSHYSITSGILPSLGAHHSNRRIKLRRYIISPSNPRYRAWDAFLVLLVFYTAWASPFQFGFLDRPRGPIAIIDNIVNGFFAFDIILTFFVAYLDKSTYSMIDDPKLIAWRYTRSGFIFDVISTVPSELVRKALPHSFQSYGYFSMLRLWRLRRASAMFARLEKNRKFSYFGVRVLKLICVTLFAVHCAGCFYYLLAARKKDPSKTWLSLAMENFHDRSIWDLYVMCIYWSITTLTTTGYGDLHAVATEEMIFTMIYMLFDLGLTAYLIGNMTNLVVHGTSKTRKFRDTIQAASSFAQRNNLPVRLQDQMLSHLCLRYRTDSEGLQQQETLETLPKAIRSSISHYLFYSLVDKVYLFHGVSNDLLFQLVSEMKAEYFPPREDVILQNEAPTDFYILVTGAMELISHRNGMEHVVGELKAGDVCGEVGVLCYRPQFFTVRTKRTSQLLRLDRTSFFNIVKANIGDGTIIMNNILQHLKERRDPMMTAVLADIEHMLTQGRMDIPLSLCFAANRGDDLLLCQLLKRGTDPNESDNNGRTALHIAASNGNVECILLLLDFGADPNKKDSEGNVPLWDAMVGKHEAAIKLLVDNGAKISSGDVGQFACFAVEQGSLDLLKEIIKYGGDVTLLNSLGTTAMHTAISEENVEIVKYLLEQGTDIDKPDVHGWTPRALAEYQGHEEIKELFNLMQPSSNKEANVSPPEMPDAPYLKKYQSDPMICVSTPVETPLLARENGSSNGRLRRRASFYQNSLMGFMSARQRHHEGGGDLSYSSTKVANARILDRITISCPEKGDIGGRVVLLPNSVQELLDIGAKKFGISLTKVLTEDGALIEDIAVIRDGDHLVLAGDGTSEN; encoded by the exons AtgagaatgggcaaagaaaaatGGGCAGAAAAGATGTGTGGATTCATTAATGAGAAGGAAATAGAAAGAGAGAATTATATAGATGATAAAAGCTCCCACTATAGTATTACTAGTGGAATTCTTCCTTCTCTTGGCGCCCATCATAGTAATCGCAGAATTAAACTCCGTCGCTACATTATCTCCCCCTCCAATCCCCGTTACAG GGCTTGGGATGCATTTCTGGTGCTTCTCGTGTTCTACACAGCATGGGCGTCGCCTTTTCAGTTTGGATTTCTGGACAGACCTCGAGGACCTATTGCCATCATAGATAACATAGTTAACGGATTTTTTGCCTTTGATATTATCCTGACATTCTTTGTTGCCTATCTTGATAAATCAACTTACAGTATGATTGATGACCCAAAGTTGATCGCTTGGAGGTATACCAGATCTGGGTTTATTTTTGATGTGATATCCACTGTCCCATCGGAACTTGTTCGGAAAGCATTGCCCCACTCTTTTCAATCATATGGATACTTCAGTATGCTTCGTCTCTGGCGTCTTAGAAGAGCCAGTGCCATGTTTGCGAG ATTGGAGAAAAACAGGAAGTTCAGTTACTTTGGGGTTCGAGTACTGAAGCTTATATGT GTGACTCTTTTCGCAGTTCATTGTGCTGGCTGTTTCTACTATCTTCTTGCTGCTCGGAAAAAAGACCCAAGTAAAACATGGCTTTCACTTGCCATGGAAAATTTTCATGACAGGAGTATCTGGGATCTCTATGTAATGTGTATATATTGGTCCATTACAACGCTTACAACAACTGGCTATGGGGATTTGCATGCTGTTGCTACAGAGGAGATGATATTTACCATGATTTACATGCTATTTGACCTCGGGTTGACTGCTTATCTCATTGGAAACATGACCAACTTAGTTGTCCATGGAACCAGTAAGACTAGGAAATTT AGGGATACCATTCAAGCTGCTTCAAGCTTTGCACAAAGGAATAATTTGCCGGTTCGCCTTCAAGATCAGATGCTATCTCACTTGTGTTTGAGGTACAGAACAGACTCGGAAGGTCTGCAACAACAAGAAACTCTTGAAACACTACCCAAAGCTATTCGATCTAGCATTTCACATTATCTGTTCTATTCACTTGTGGATAAGGTGTACTTATTCCATGGTGTATCAAATGACTTACTTTTTCAACTG GTCTCTGAGATGAAAGCCGAGTATTTTCCCCCAAGAGAGGATGTCATTTTGCAGAATGAAGCACCAACAGATTTTTATATTCTGGTAACTGGAGCAATG GAACTTATTTCACACAGGAATGGGATGGAACAT GTGGTTGGCGAGTTAAAGGCAGGGGACGTTTGTGGAGAAGTAGGTGTCCTTTGCTATAGACCTCAATTTTTTACCGTTCGAACCAAAAGAACATCCCAACTGCTACGTTTGGATCGTACTTCTTTTTTCAACATCGTTAAAGCAAATATTGGAGATGGGACAATAATCATGAACAATATCCTTCAG CATTTGAAAGAGCGAAGGGACCCAATGATGACAGCAGTATTAGCAGATATAGAACACATGTTGACTCAGGGAAGAATGGACATACCTCTCAGCTTATGTTTTGCAGCAAACAGAGGAGATGATCTTTTGTTGTGCCAATTGCTTAAAAGGGGTACCGATCCTAATGAATCTGATAACAACGGGCGTACAGCGTTG CATATAGCAGCTTCAAATGGAAATGTTGAATGTATTCTTCTACTTCTCGACTTTGGAGCAGATCCAAATAAAAAAG ATTCTGAAGGAAATGTTCCATTGTGGGATGCAATGGTGGGGAAGCACGAAGCTGCAATAAAATTGCTTGTGGACAACGGTGCAAAGATATCTTCAGGAGATGTAGGTCAGTTTGCTTGCTTTGCGGTGGAGCAAGGCAGCCTAGACTTGCTCAAGGAGATTATCAAGTATGGAGGTGATGTCACCCTTCTTAACAGCCTAGGCACGACCGCAATGCACACTGCTATTTCTGAGGAGAATGTGGAAATAGTTAAATACCTACTGGAACAAGGAACTGACATTGATAAACCAGATGTTCACGGTTGGACACCAAGAGCATTGGCTGAATATCAGGGCCACGAAGAGATAAAGGAGCTTTTCAACTTGATGCAACCAAGTAGTAATAAAGAAGCCAATGTCTCTCCTCCTGAAATGCCTGATGCTCCCTACCTTAAGAAGTATCAGAGCGACCCCATGATTTGCGTCTCAACTCCTGTGGAAACACCATTACTAGCTAGAGAAAATGGCTCGTCCAATGGCAGGTTGAGGAGAAGGGCTAGTTTCTATCAGAATTCACTGATGGGATTTATGTCAGCACGCCAGAGACACCATGAAG GAGGAGGTGACCTTAGTTATTCTTCAACTAAAGTTGCAAATGCAAGAATTCTAGACAGAATAACCATCAGTTGTCCAGAGAAAGGTGATATAGGTGGAAGGGTTGTGCTTTTGCCGAATTCAGTTCAAGAGCTACTTGATATTGGTGCTAAAAAATTTGGTATCTCTCTCACGAAAGTACTAACTGAAGATGGCGCACTTATTGAAGACATTGCTGTGATTAGAGATGGAGATCATCTAGTTCTTGCTGGTGATGGTACTTCAGAAAATTAA
- the LOC104245632 gene encoding probable boron transporter 7: protein MEKPRTPLKGVIDDFKGRITCYKRDWLDSCGTGVRILAPTAYIFFASALPVIAFGEQLSRETDGAMSTVETLASTAICGIIHSIFGGQPLLILGVAEPTIIMYTYLYSFVKDRPDMGPKLFVAWAGWVCVWTALMLFLLAIFNACNIIPRFTRLAGELFGMLITVLFLQEAIKGVVSEFSIPKGENPEREEFHFQWLYTNGLMAVIFSFGVLLTSLKSRGARSWRYGTGWMRSFTADYGVPLMVVLWTAMSFGVPGNIPSEVPRRLFCPLPWEAKSLYHWTVIKDMARVPVLYIFAAFIPALMIAGLYFFDHSVAAQMAQQKEFNLKNPSAYHYDLFLLGVMTLICGLLGIPPSNGVLPQSPMHTRSLAVLKRQLIRKKMVKTAKEGIKQNATKSEIYGKMHAVFVEMDATSKRTADKDLENLKAAVLKHDDGEDGADEKFDPEKHIDAHLPVRVNEQRVSNFLQSLLVGCCVLAIPVIRRIPTSVLWGYFAYMAIDSLPGNQFWERVLLLFIPSGRRFKVFEGLHASYVELVPFKFIVKFTALQFLYFLICFGVTWIPIAGILFPLPFFLLISIREHVLPKFFPPEYLKELDAAEYDEIAGCPKEREIPDEESDDFSDAEILDEMTTHRGELKHRSVSFTERQHQVYPHEASGM, encoded by the exons ATGGAAAAACCGAGAACTCCCCTCAAGGGAGTTATTGATGATTTTAAAGGAAGGATAACATGCTACAAACGCGATTGGCTCGACTCATGTGGTACAGGCGTCAG GATACTGGCTCCAACAGCATACATTTTCTTTGCTTCTGCTCTTCCTGTGATTGCTTTCGGAGAACAATTGAGTAGAGAAACAG ATGGAGCAATGAGCACAGTTGAAACTCTTGCTTCTACTGCTATCTGTGGAATCATTCACTCAATATTTGGTGGACAGCCTCTCTTGATCTTAGGAGTTGCAGAGCCCACGATTATCATGTATACCTACTTGTACAGTTTTGTGAAGGATAGACCAGACATGGGGCCAAAGCTGTTTGTCGCCTGGGCAGGATG GGTTTGTGTCTGGACCGCGTTGATGCTGTTCCTTCTTGCTATTTTCAATGCTTGCAATATCATACCAAGATTTACAAGGCTCGCAGGGGAACTCTTTGGCATGTTAATCACGGTTCTTTTCCTTCAAGAGGCTATTAAG GGAGTAGTGAGTGAATTTTCTATTCCGAAAGGGGAAAATCCGGAACGAGAGGAGTTCCACTTTCAGTGGCTCTACACAAATGGGTTAATGGCAGTTATTTTCTCATTTGGTGTTCTTTTAACTTCTCTTAAAAGTAGAGGAGCTAGATCATGGCGTTATGGTACAG GTTGGATGCGAAGTTTTACTGCCGACTATGGGGTTCCCCTTATGGTTGTGTTGTGGACGGCCATGTCTTTTGGTGTGCCTGGAAACATTCCATCTGAAGTTCCTAGGAGGCTCTTTTGTCCTCTCCCTTGGGAGGCTAAATCATTATACCACTGGACTGTGATCAAG GATATGGCAAGGGTCCCAGTGTTGTACATCTTTGCTGCCTTCATTCCAGCTCTTATGATAGCTGGTCTATACTTTTTTGATCACAGTGTTGCTGCACAAATGGCACAACAGAAGGAGTTCAATCTTAAAAACCCATCTGCTTACCATTACGATTTATTTTTGCTTGGAGTCATG ACTTTGATATGCGGATTACTTGGAATTCCCCCTTCGAATGGGGTACTTCCGCAATCACCAATGCATACAAGGAGCCTCGCTGTACTTAAGAGACAG TTAATTCGGAAGAAAATGGTGAAAACTGCAAAGGAAGGTATTAAGCAGAATGCAACAAAATCAGAGATATATGGGAAGATGCATGCCGTCTTCGTTGAGATGGATGCTACATCAAAG CGCACAGCAGATAAGGACTTGGAGAACTTGAAAGCAGCCGTATTGAAACATGACGATGGAGAAGATGGAGCAGATGAAAAATTTGACCCTGAGAAGCACATTGATGCCCACTTGCCTGTCCGAGTAAATGAGCAAAGAGTTAGCAACTTCTTGCAATCTCTACTTGTGGGATGTTGTGTGCTTGCTATACCTGTGATCAGGCGGATACCTACTTCAGTCCTTTGGGGATATTTCGCTTACATGGCGATCGACAGTCTCCCTGGTAATCAATTTTGGGAGAGGGTGCTGCTGCTCTTTATTCCTTCTGGTAGAAGATTCAA GGTCTTTGAAGGGCTCCATGCCTCGTATGTCGAGTTGGTCCCATTCAAATTCATTGTCAAGTTTACAGCGCTCCAGTTCCTGTATTTCTTAATTTGTTTTGGAGTAACATGGATACCTATCGCTGGAATACTATTCCCTTTGCCTTTCTTTCTTCTCATAAGTATAAGAGAGCATGTTCTTCCCAAGTTTTTCCCACCCGAGTATCTTAAGGAATTAGATGCAGCTGAGTACGACGAAATTGCTGGTTGTCCAAAG GAGAGAGAGATACCTGATGAAGAAAGTGACGATTTCTCTGATGCTGAGATATTGGATGAGATGACAACACACAGAGGTGAACTAAAACACAGATCTGTCAGCTTCACTGAAAGGCAGCATCAG GTTTATCCGCACGAGGCTTCTGGAATGTAA